A genome region from Etheostoma cragini isolate CJK2018 chromosome 4, CSU_Ecrag_1.0, whole genome shotgun sequence includes the following:
- the wnk2 gene encoding serine/threonine-protein kinase WNK2 isoform X11: MDSADHSSKDPPLGSTFSSAPNLDSDINANSRRPIYQNGTDHNVNIQNEALRGASDPSAYPYTDYRALVRQRFIRRSLWVSDSEEHQPVDTPVESANITPVPHIDLRTLVDRTRILHGTCVGLPDTSSTESQVVLKDSATESVSVGQEKGDKSQSESKVEAALSDVTGKAGSDENEEEPGTKAVSTSPGGRFLKFDIELGRGSFKTVYKGLDTDTWVEVAWCELQERKLSKAERQRFKEEAEMLKALQHPNIVRFYDFWESPVKGKKCIVLVTELMTSGTLKTYLKRFKVMKPKVLRSWCRQILKGLHFLHTRTPPIIHRDLKCDNIFITGPTGSVKIGDLGLATLKRASFAKSVIGTPEFMAPEMYEEHYDESVDVYAFGMCMLEMATSEYPYSECQNAAQIYRKVTSGVKPASYSKVSDPEIKEIIGECICHRWEERYSIKDLLNHAFFAEDTGVRVELNEEDDGKKSSIALKLWVEDTKKLKGKYKDTGAIEFSFDLVNEVPEVVAQEMVESGFFLDCDVKIVGKSIRDRVALIKWKRDRKVSSENGEAAVKKPQQNLLQVPGTVVPQAPTFATTDCEDQEVEQQTLICTVPASTSAPSDSGASSAIQLDDPSNQQNGAYQSLSEPISTAQVIYSPPAQVDPQLHQGPYQQPTAQASHENYSQTSTQLNQGAYQQTTGQLRPGAYHQPAAQLHQGSYLCQTVQHTPYPAPYPEQELAQPPVQEQMITPQDNLGDVQLLAHPVLPAVQTPLWGSGVDAETSAVGQDLNVAPTVQAPASISATAQFENQAPAQYQTPLSVSAQAGVMPQTPASTFVNAPTSVPIQVSTAVHTTASAPVQTPVSASGLTFESPKGSSTSSDTSVPGLGSALIPVMLPATTPVTAPVLQPAGIQTVVSVSEGASLATTQQNFESTSASSTLQQEPCVEDVLQDKPAFLLNYAYDSLNSDVASGKETSDGYDSLASGGKGDGKPRKHHRKSARTRSRQERTSKPKLSMLNVCNTGDKMVECQLETHNHKMVTFKFDLDGDAPEEITTYMVENGFILLLEKEIFIDQLKDIVDKAEDMLNEDIEGERASALSCSPEHGQIYEGLVGESQQPGAPQPVYQQNVLHTGKRWFIICPVEETPTSSQETPSDGTATHSPGSSATTQPPDSGTARPSASREQGSSSTMSGGSGGFTYDLYGFCSPPITSNTDPFLLASLSPPVSAPPTLQSVTSLEPVDSSVQPSVPHAQPARAQTLPPSSPHTSFPVDESQGSPLRSISPTHAAQQIPDMTFPVSMADEVPCCPLVMPLSLDVSGLQGGSPLTPLPLQEQVPAIEPLSVSYASAARSERPQQPVVLHQPFSSVGGTKVSSLPQSPALSQPATGPAESDSEGRLGRGGFVDSTIKTLDEKLRNLLYQEYAPMYPSGSAAETPGYGTEYIQSPPGPDSATGGSGNSTPGPMGEGRYRAGEQLPQIPERMDSLSTLSDSAVCASLSRKHVPHSASCSGTRGRFKIISVPPEVANRRDVKQRSWSSAASPAHPGGYSEDHVQVEAMTASTTIGRFSVVSTEDDITQRIRCSRYSAPPDFYLDTPPSMAKRGSLPRALTSNSVAVDVTVHARFLSSDSGAESSPAKLAPATPSQHTRSERRGSDLMKRAVAFLRRSGRSSSVQSSDSPSRHGGVHGSAYASSDNDSEMEDSDMKRELQRLREKHLREISELQAHQRGEVELLYRRLGKAPPTGLGLSHVAPHAGRRKRSSKHRLKPGKLLSPLVQQFRNVTTKTSDSSRSSAATGTSEPTASLNGSPAKGSVPSHSRARSCTSHLPSSTSEPVQTQQPCSLKGSLSSDNIYAGLHRDGTGTQVPPGQGWSNYPQTSERVTNKSSSKPRARFLSGPVSLSIWSTLKRLCLGKERGHRSGAGPGAFNHSQQPSSGVTPPSHQPVVGLAQAQANNSNNKTSSYTGSSMSANEKNLPEDFQRLMEDWAQEVLIVTHRPRTNSLSISGQQLSNQVVPRTHRQLTSASDVSWTAQGPEACSLPLSWPDSPGSRMMTNPSTGPHLSYPSPFRGLSSPLSVSHWPGLLFPLPSGVFAFPAVPSAQDAPSPVPVPSCQLPDPKARTL, translated from the exons ATGGATTCGGCGGATCATTCAAGCAAAGATCCGCCACTGGGATCCACATTTTCCTCAGCACCCAATTTAGACTCGGACATTAATGCAAATTCCCGTAGGCCTATTTATCAGAACGGGACAGACCACAATGTCAACATCCAAAATGAAGCCCTGCGTGGAGCAAGTGACCCCAGCGCATACCCGTACACAGACTACCGGGCGCTGGTCCGCCAGAGGTTCATTCGACGGAGTTTGTGGGTGTCAGACAGCGAGGAGCATCAGCCGGTTGACACGCCGGTGGAGTCTGCCAACATCACCCCGGTGCCCCACATTGACCTGCGGACACTCGTTGATCGGACCCGGATTCTGCACGGAACATGTGTGGGCCTCCCGGACACTTCAAGCACGGAGAGCCAGGTGGTGTTGAAGGACAGCGCCACGGAGAGCGTGAGCGTCGGCCAGGAGAAGGGAGACAAGAGCCAATCCGAGTCAAAGGTAGAGGCTGCGCTCTCGGATGTCACAGGTAAAGCAGGAAGTGATGAGAACGAAGAGGAGCCCGGGACGAAGGCTGTGTCCACTTCACCTGGGGGTCGCTTCCTCAAGTTTGACATTGAGCTGGGGAGGGGGTCCTTCAAGACCGTCTATAAAGGTCTGGACACCGACACCTGGGTCGAAGTGGCATGGTGTGAACTCCAG GAACGGAAACTGTCCAAAGCTGAGAGACAGAGGTTCAAAGAGGAGGCAGAGATGTTGAAGGCTCTCCAACATCCCAACATTGTGCGGTTTTATGACTTCTGGGAATCACCCGTGAAAGGGAAGAAGTGTATCGTTCTGGTGACAGAGCTAATGACCTCAGGGACACTAAAAAC GTATTTGAAGCGTTTTAAGGTGATGAAGCCTAAAGTTCTTCGTAGCTGGTGCAGGCAAATTCTCAAAGGCCTCCACTTCCTCCACACAAGGACTCCTCCAATCATCCACAGAGATCTCAAGTGTGACAACATCTTCATCACTGGTCCCACAGGCTCTGTCAAAATAGGAGACCTGGGCCTGGCAACACTAAAGAGGGCCTCCTTTGCTAAAAGTGTTATCG GCACTCCAGAGTTCATGGCCCCAGAGATGTATGAGGAGCACTATGATGAGTCTGTGGATGTCTACGCCTTTGGAATGTGTATGCTGGAGATGGCCACCTCAGAATATCCCTACTCTGAATGTCAAAATGCTGCTCAGATCTACCGCAAAGTCACCAGT GGGGTGAAACCTGCCAGCTACAGCAAAGTCAGTGACCCAGAAATTAAGGAAATAATTGGGGAATGTATCTGCCACAGATGGGAAGAAAG GTACTCCATCAAGGACCTCCTGAATCATGCCTTCTTTGCTGAGGATACAGGTGTGAGGGTGGAGCTCAATGAAGAAGATGACGGGAAGAAATCATCCATTGCTCTGAAGCTGTGGGTTGAGGATACTAAAAAGCTAAAGGGGAAGTACAAGGACACTGGTGCCATTGAATTTTCCTTTGACTTGGTGAATGAGGTACCAGAGGTTGTTGCACAGGAAATg GTGGAATCAGGTTTTTTCCTGGACTGTGATGTGAAGATAGTCGGGAAGTCCATCCGGGACCGCGTGGCTCTCATTAAATGGAAGAGGGATCGAAAGGTCTCGTCAGAAAATGGCGAGGCAGCTGTGAAGAAACCACAGCAGAACCTATTGCAGGTGCCCGGTACTGTTGTACCACAGGCACCAACATTTGCTACGACAGATTGTGAGGACCAAGAGGTGGAGCAGCAGACCCTGATCTGCACTGTGCCAGCCTCCACGTCTGCCCCAT CTGACAGCGGAGCGAGCTCTGCCATTCAATTAGATGATCCAAGCAATCAGCAAAATGGCGCCTACCAGTCGCTTTCAGAGCCCATTTCCACAGCTCAAGTGATCTACAGTCCTCCTGCCCAGGTTGACCCTCAGCTGCACCAGGGGCCCTACCAGCAACCCACAGCACAGGCCTCTCATGAAAACTACTCACAAACATCCACCCAATTAAATCAGGGAGCCTACCAGCAAACCACAGGTCAGCTGCGTCCTGGGGCCTATCATCAACCTGCAGCACAACTGCACCAGGGGTCTTATCTGTGTCAAACA GTACAACACACCCCATATCCCGCCCCCTACCCTGAGCAGGAATTGGCTCAGCCACCTGTCCAG gaacaGATGATTACACCACAGGATAATTTGGGAGATGTTCAACTTTTGGCTCACCCTGTATTGCCTGCTGTTCAGACTCCTCTCTGGGGAAGCGGAGTAGATGCAGAAACTTCTGCAGTTGGCCAAGACTTAAATGTAGCTCCTACAGTTCAAGCCCCAGCCTCAATCTCAGCTACAGCCCAATTTGAAAATCAAGCCCCAGCACAATACCAAACACCACTTTCAGTATCAGCTCAAGCTGGAGTCATGCCTCAAACTCCAGCTTCAACATTTGTTAATGCCCCAACTTCAGTCCCAATACAAGTTTCAACAGCAGTGCACACCACAGCCTCTGCCCCAGTTCAAACACCAGTCTCTGCATCTGGTCTCACTTTTGAATCACCAAAAGGCTCATCTACAAGCTCAGACACATCTGTCCCAGGTTTAGGCTCTGCTCTCATCCCTGTCATGCTGCCAGCTACAACTCCTGTCACAGCTCCAGTTCTGCAGCCTGCTGGCATCCAGACAGTAGTCTCTGTATCTGAGGGTGCCAGCCTGGCCACAACTCAGCAAAACTTTGAGTCGACATCTGCATCTAGCACCCTTCAACAAGAGCCCTGTGTAGAG GATGTGCTTCAGGACAAACCCGCATTCCTACTTAATTATGCCTATGACAG TCTCAACTCTGATGTGGCATCTGGTAAGGAAACAAGTGACGGGTATGACAGCTTGGCCAGTGGAGGGAAGGGGGACGGAAAACCTAGGAAACACCACCGAAAGTCTGCTCGCACTCGATCCCGGCAAGAAAGGACAAGCAAACCCAAACTGAGCATGCTCAAT GTTTGCAACACTGGTGATAAAATGGTCGAATGCCAGCTAGAGACTCACAATCACAAAATGGTGACATTTAAATTTGATCTGGATGGAGATGCTCCAGAGGAAATAACCACGTACATG GTAGAGAATGGGTTTATCCTACTGTTAGAGAAGGAGATCTTTATTGACCAGCTAAAGGACATTGTGGATAAAGCTGAAGACATGCTGAATGAAGACATAGAGGGTGAAAGGGCCTCCGCCTTGAGTTGTAGTCCTGAACATGGCCAGATTTATGAGGGCCTGGTAGGAGAG AGTCAGCAGCCTGGGGCACCTCAGCCTGTCTATCAGCAAAATG TTCTTCATACAGGAAAGAGATGGTTCATAATCTGCCCCGTAGAGGAGACGCCCACATCCAGCCAGGAGACCCCATCTGATGGTACAGCTACACATTCTCCGGGGAGTTCAGCCACTACCCAGCCTCCTGACAGTGGCACTGCAAGGCCTTCTGCATCCAGAG AACAAGGGTCATCCTCCACAATGTCTGGTGGAAGTGGAGGCTTCACATATGATCTGTATGGATTCTGTAGCCCTCCAATAACTTCAAACACAGACCCTTTCCTCTTAGCTAGTCTGTCTCCCCCTGTGTCTGCTCCACCAACCCTTCAGTCAGTGACATCACTGGAGCCTGTGGACAGCTCAGTGCAGCCTAGTGTTCCTCATGCCCAGCCAGCCCGAGCTCAAACTTTACCCCCTTCATCCCCACATACATCTTTCCCAGTGGATGAGTCACAGGGCTCTCCTTTGCGTTCCATCTCCCCGACCCATGCAGCTCAGCAGATTCCCGACATGACGTTTCCTGTTTCTATGGCTGACGAGGTGCCCTGCTGCCCTCTGGTCATGCCCCTGTCTCTGGATGTGAGCGGTTTACAGGGTGGTTCTCCTCTCACTCCTCTTCCACTCCAGGAGCAAGTTCCAGCCATAGAGCCACTCTCTGTCTCCTATGCCTCAGCAGCACGCAGCGAGCGCCCACAGCAGCCTGTGGTACTGCACCAACCTTTTTCCAGCGTGGGCGGGACCAAAGTATCCTCACTACCCCAGAGCCCAGCACTATCCCAGCCCGCCACAGGACCCGCTGAGTCAGACAGCGAAGGACGACTGGGCCGAGGGGGCTTTGTGGACAGCACCATAAAAACACTGGATGAGAAACTAAGGAACTTGCTCTACCAGGAGTATGCTCCCATGTATCCATCAGGCAGTGCTGCAGAGACACCAGGTTATGGCACTGAGTACATCCAGTCTCCTCCTGGTCCAGACAGCGCCACAGGAGGGTCAGGAAACAGCACGCCAGGGCCAATGGGAGAGGGACGCTACAGGGCAGGAGAACAGCTG CCTCAAATTCCAGAGAGGATGGATAGTTTAAGTACACTGAGTGACTCAGCCGTGTGTG CTTCCCTGTCAAGAAAACACGTCCCTCACTCTGCTTCCTGCTCTGGAACAAGAGGCCGCTTTAAG ATAATCTCTGTTCCTCCTGAAGTGGCCAACAGACGAGACGTGAAGCAGAGGAGCTGGAGCAGTGCTGCCTCACCGGCACACCCTGGAGGATATAGCGAGGACCACGTCCAGGTTGAGGCCATGACTGCCTCCACCACAATTGGTCGTTTCTCTGTAGTTAGCACTGAAGATGACATTACACAAAGGATACGTTGCAGCCGCTACTCTGCCCCGCCTGATTTCTACCTGGACACACCTCCGTCCATGGCGAAGCGGGGCTCCCTGCCTCGCGCCCTGACCTCCAACTCTGTCGCTGTGGATGTCACAGTTCATGCTCGGTTCCTCTCCTCAGACTCTGGGGCTGAGAGCAGCCCTGCAAAGCTGGCTCCTGCTACCCCGTCTCAACATACTCGCTCTGAGCGCAGAGGAAGTGACCTCATGAAGAGAGCTGTGGCTTTCCTCCGTCGTTCAGGGCGCAGCAGCAGTGTGCAGAGCTCTGACTCACCTAGTAGGCATGGAGGCGTGCATGGCTCTGCCTATGCCAGTAGCGATAATGACTCAGAGATGGAGGACTCGGACATGAAGAGGGAACTACAGAGACTCAGGGAGAA ACATCTAAGGGAGATCTCTGAGCTGCAAGCCCATCAGCGGGGGGAAGTGGAGCTGCTGTATCGCCGACTTGGCAAAGCGCCACCTACGGGTCTGGGTCTCTCACACGTTGCACCACATGCTGGCCGTAGGAAGAGGTCCAGCAAGCACAGGCTGAAGCCAGGCAAACTTCTCAGCCCTCTGGTTCAACAATTTAGGAATGTCACAACCAAGACTAGTGACTCCAGCAGATCAA gtgctgctACAGGTACAAGTGAGCCCACAGCGAGTTTAAATGGCTCTCCAGCCAAAGGGTCTGTCCCTAGTCACAGCAGGGCACGATCATGCACCAGCCACCTTCCCAGCTCAACCTCAGAGCCCGTGCAGACTCAGCAGCCCTGTTCCCTCAAGGGCTCTTTGTCTTCTGATAATATTTACGCTGGACTACACCGAGATGGCACCGGCACACAAGTTCCACCTGGACAAG GCTGGTCTAATTACCCTCAAACATCTGAGAGAGTGACCAATAAATCGAGTAGCAAGCCCCGAGCTAGATTTCTCAGTGGGCCTGTGTCTTTGTCTATCT GGTCAACACTGAAGCGACTGTGTCTTGGCAAAGAGCGTGGCCACA GGTCTGGAGCCGGACCGGGGGCTTTTAATCACTCACAGCAGCCGTCTTCCGGTGTCACACCTCCTTCTCATCAGCCAGTAGTGGGACTGGCCCAAGCTCAAGCcaataacagcaacaacaagacAAGCTCATACACTGGCTCATCCATGAGTGCCAATGAAAAGAACCTGCCTGAAGACTTCCAGCGGCTGATGGAGGACTGGGCCCAGGAGGTTCTTATCGTCACCCACAGGCCGCGCACCAACTCTCTGAGCATCAGTGGGCAGCAGCTTTCGAATCAGGTTGTGCCTCGAACACATAGACAGCTGACTAGTGCCTCAGAT GTATCATGGACAGCTCAAGGTCCAGAGGCCTGCAGTCTTCCCCTGTCTTGGCCTGATAGCCCTGGGTCAAGAATGATGACCAACCCCTCCACAGGGCCCCATCTCAGCTATCCTTCTCCATTCAGGGGCTTGTCCTCGCCTCTCTCCGTTAGCCACTGGCCTGGGTTGCTATTCCCACTTCCTTCAGGAGTCTTTGCCTTTCCTGCTGTGCCCTCAGCCCAGGACGCCCCCAGCCCTGTTCCAGTTCCATCATGTCAGCTGCCTGACCCCAAAGCCAGGACTCTCTAA